The segment ATTATTTAAACTGATTTCTCATAGTTTAGTTCTTTAAAACCAAGACCTAATCAAATACAGGAAATACAAAAAAGTAACatatatatgattaaatatttaatcttttGTTGATGATTATATAATTTAGATCTGGATATGTAATGGTGATTTTTGCCTTAAGAGGTTAATCTGTGTTAGTTATTCTATAAAGTCATACACCGTGGTATATCTTATACTGACTTTAACGTCATAGCGGACACTTTTGCACCGGGGATTTGTTGACTATAATCATAGTGACAATGATTTTCGCTAATATACAGATTGAAAAGGCTACTGGACAGAGAGTGAAGGATTTGACGAAGCCACCAAAGAATAGTGTTCCGTATACAAGCACAGCAGCCAGGTCTAAAAAGGTGATTAAAATGCAGAATAGGTATGCTAGAGCCCGACCGGTACCCAAAGGGGCCAAAGTTCCCGGCGTGGACGACGAATCCGCACAAGTGCCGTTCTTTCTACCTTCAGAAAAACCAGCAGGTAATGTTgtttttaagtgaaaaaaaattgacagcaATCGCAACATGTTGATAAGCTGTTACGTATTACAGTATGaattggttttctttttaacatttaaatcacatgtgtgtatttttaattttgcagcGTCATTCTTTGCCACGTTAGATTCCAATCACAGAAAATCAATGTCTGAATACAGTCGAACTCTAGAAGGAAAAAACTCAGACCGGAAATCCAATTTGCGTCGACAACACGCTTTCATCAAAGTAAAAAGTAAACGGGAAAATGTTTTGAACGAAAACGAAATATTAGAAAGAAAAATGCCAAAACAAAAGACAAGTGCCCACATTGGTTCCAATATCATAGGAGATATGTTACCCGTGTATGACACATTTAACGATGATTTTGAAGATGACTTACGAAACAACAATTATGACCCTAGTGatttattaacaaaaagaaatgtGCTTCTTAGAAAATCACAGTCGATGATGGCTTTGGAGAAACCAAGCATCAAACGATCAGTGTCTAGTGGAACGTTTCGAGAATCCCCCGTGACTCCAAAGCTGCTAGAGAGATCGGGTTCTGGGTTCAATACATTGTTTTCCTATAATTCTGCCAACGCCCAAAGACGACGAAGGACATTCGGAAGGGATCCAATCCAGGAAGTTCAGTCTGCCCGAGATCCAGAAAAATTTCCAGTTTACGATAAGAAAGAAATTGAGCAAAGTTTGGACGAGATTGATTTGTTGCTGCCAGGAGTCTGCATTTCATCACCAAGGAGACCGTCCACTGTACGACCTTCTACCAACATGAAACCGACGAGAACCCCAACATACTGTAGTTGTTGTAGTTTGTGTGACAGTCCGAAATCTCAGCTCGAAAGTCCCAGTCCGTTTGAGCTAGAACATCCTGACCTGTTCTTGCAGAGGCGGCCAAGGATGTCTCACCACTGCACCTATTGTCAAACAGA is part of the Magallana gigas chromosome 3, xbMagGiga1.1, whole genome shotgun sequence genome and harbors:
- the LOC105325044 gene encoding uncharacterized protein; this translates as MASPPTAASQAWTEETQVKEEEERKPLTRIIEKATGQRVKDLTKPPKNSVPYTSTAARSKKVIKMQNRYARARPVPKGAKVPGVDDESAQVPFFLPSEKPAASFFATLDSNHRKSMSEYSRTLEGKNSDRKSNLRRQHAFIKVKSKRENVLNENEILERKMPKQKTSAHIGSNIIGDMLPVYDTFNDDFEDDLRNNNYDPSDLLTKRNVLLRKSQSMMALEKPSIKRSVSSGTFRESPVTPKLLERSGSGFNTLFSYNSANAQRRRRTFGRDPIQEVQSARDPEKFPVYDKKEIEQSLDEIDLLLPGVCISSPRRPSTVRPSTNMKPTRTPTYCSCCSLCDSPKSQLESPSPFELEHPDLFLQRRPRMSHHCTYCQTDDGKKLVQYAHGDVIKTFDWLSKNAKETPL